The sequence TATAAGCTTTACGGTAGATATTATGGGGGTTGTGAATTTATCAACGATGCTGAACGATTGGCAATTGAAAGAGCGAAACAAATTTTTGGAGCCGAGCATGCGAATGTTCAGCCCCACAGCGGTTCGCAAGCAAATATGGCTGCCTATTTTACTTTAGTAAAACCGGGGGATACAGTTATGGCTTTGGAACTTTCGCATGGAGGTCATTTAACGCATGGTCATCCTCTTTCCTTTAGTGGACAGCTTTATAACATTGTTCCCTATGCAGTTAACAAAGAAACGGAACAGCTAAATTATGATGAATTGGAAGCTTTAGCAGTTGAACATAAGCCCAAAATGATTTTAGCAGGTGCCTCCGCTTATCCGCGTAAACTGGATTTTGCCAGATTTCGTGAAATCGCCGATAAAGTAGGAGCCAAGTTAATGGTTGATATGGCTCATATTGCAGGACTTGTAGCTGCCGGTTTACATCAAAGTCCTGTCCCTTATGCAGATATTGTTACAACCACAACTCATAAGACATTACGCGGTCCGCGCGCCGGACTTATTTTATGCAAAGAAGAATTTGCCAAAGAAGTAGATAGCAAGGTATTTCCGGGTGTGCAAGGCGGTCCTTTGATGCATATTATTGCGGCAAAAGCAGTTGCTTTCCAAGAAGCGCTTCAGCCAGAATTTAAACTTTATCAGCAAAAAGTAGTGGAAAATGCTAATGCTTTAGCCAATGCCTTAATTAACAAAGGTTTCAAACTGGTTTCCGGCGGAACGGACACTCATTTAATGTTGATTGATTTGGGACCTGAAATTAATGGCAGTCCCAGTGGCAAAAAAATGGAAGAGGCACTTGATTTGGCAGGAATCACGGCTAACAAAAATACGGTTCCTTTTGATACGAGAAGTCCATTTGTTGCTTCCGGAATTCGTTTAGGAACGCCAGCCGTTACAACTCGCGGCATGGGAAAAGCAGAAATGGAAATAATAGCCGATTTAATTAAAAGAGTGTATGATAATATTGATAACGAGGAATACTTGCAAGCGCTGAAAAAAGAAGTGCATTCTTTAACTGAGCGGTTTCCACTTTACCCAGAATTATAGCGGGAGGAGACAAAAAGTAGCCCAAAGATGCCAATCTCCAGCATAAATTAAACTTAAGGGAAACAACTACAATGATTGTAGAAGCATTGGACATTGGTTCCAATTCCCTAAAGTGTCTCATTGCAGACAAAGGGGAGAAGAGTTTTAATTGTTTAACGGACCTTAGAATTCCTCTTCGTCTGGGTTCCTATCTTACCCCAAAAGGAGATATTTCTGAATTGGGACAAAATAAGGCAATTTATGTTCTAAAGTGTTTGCAATTAAACATAATTAGAGCTTATAAAGTGGAAGAAATAATTGCCGCGGGCACCGAGACCTTTCGTATAGCATCCAATAAGAAAGAATTTGTCAGAAGAATATATATACAGAACTGCTTGGAAGTGAAAATTCTTTCTCCAAAACAAGAGGCAAAATTAGAATGGAAAGGCGTGTTGAGCGGTTTGCCCAATCCTTTGCAGTCAATAACCGTTTTTGACAGCGGGGGTTTTAGCACGGAAATCATTTCGGGCAGTGGGGGACATATTCAAAGCAGCCAAAGTTTTCCTTTAGGCGCACTTCAGCTGACCAAACAATTTGTGAAAAGCGATCCGATTTCCACGCAGGACTATAATAATTTGATATCCTATATTAATGGCGTTTTACCTGTTTCCATAACTACCAAAGATACTTTAATCGGAACCGGAGGAGGGGCTTTTGTTTGTGCCTGCGTTGCCTCAAAAGGCAAAATTAAAACCCCTCAGCAAGCTGATGGCTATGAAGTTACTTTAGCGGAACTGCAACGCCAAATTGAATTATACAAACAAACAGACCTAAAACAACGCGAAAATATTGCCGGAATGGAAAAAGAAAGAGCGGACATAATGTTAGCCGCTGTTTTGCTTTTTTCCGCGCTGTTAAAAATTAGCGGAAAAGATAAATTTCGCGTTTCCACCAGAGGACTCAGGCACGGAATGTTGACAATGCCAAAATGGTATGTCTGCCCCATCTAAAAGTTTGAAATAAGGATAATCTATACCAATCTAACTTTTGCATTATGAAAACCTGTTTTGATGCGGGCAAAGCATACCTGCAAGAATCATATCATCCTCGCGTCATTCACTTCTCTTCCGCTCCTCGTTGAGGAGGAGTAGAGGAGGGGTGGAGGACGGGAGGATGAGGAGAGACAAGTATAGAACTTGATGTTTGATAAGTAATTATATCATTTGGAGATTAGCAAGAACTGGATTATTATATAACAAAGAGGTAATAAAAAGATGGCGTGTGAATTTTGTAACCTTGATTGTTCTATATACCTTGCCGAAAACGAGCATTTTTTTGCAATTTGGGATAAATATCCGGTCAGTAAGGGTCATACTTTGATAATTGCCAAACGGCATACTCCCGATTATTTTGCTTTAACTGAAGCGGAAGTTGTTTCATTGCAGGCAATTACAATAACTGTGCAAAAGCTGTTGGCGGAAAAGTATAATCCGCAGGGCTACAATTTGGCGATGAATTGTGGTTCTGCTGCCGGACAAAGTATCCCCCATTTTCATTTACATATCATTCCCCGCTTCCAGAAAGATGGCAAAAACATCTTTAAAAGGAGCCGCGAATCAGTTTTTTAGGAGGTTAAAATGAAGCACTTTGCTCTGCTTTTATGTTTGCTACTGACAATTTCTCTTTTTGCTTATGATTTGAATGACAGAGAAGGAACCGCGGTTTTTAAAATTAAGCCAGAAATGCGTTCCGCTCTGCAAAAAACCCATAATCGCACTGGTATTGCCACAATTGATGAGAAACTGCAGAAATTACAGGTCTCATCCATCCACCCTAAATTTAATCTATCTTCTCAAAAGAGAAATAATTGTGAGCTGGAACTGATTTTTACGGTGCAAAGTTCCTACCCTCCTCAGACAATTGTAAACTTGCTTGCTACAGACAATTATGTGCAATATGCGGAAATTGTTTATCCTGATAGCGTTTTTGCCATTCCCAATGATGAACATTATGCAGAGTCACTCTATTTTTCTTCTCTGGAAGCAGAGACCGCTTGGGATATTCATAAAGGCGAAAATGGCTCAAATTCTGTGCTGCTTGCCATTGTAGATACCGGCTGCCGATGGACTCATCCAGACCTGGCAGAAAATATTTGGCAAAATTTAGGCGAAGATGTAAACGACAATGGATACACAATTTATTATAACGGAAGCACTTGGGTTATGGATGCGGGAGACCTAAATGGAATTGATGAGGACGGAAATGGGAAAATTGATGACCTGATTGGCTGGGATTTTATGCTTACCAGTTCTGGCGATGAGGCAAATAATCCCTTTGAAAACAGCGGACATGGAACTACGGTTTGTGGAATTGCTTCTGCCAGAACAAATAACACAATTGGGGTTAATTCCCTTGCCTGGAATTTAAAAATGCTGCCCATATCCTGTAGTTTCCCAGGTTCCAGCTCTATATATAAAGGTTACGATGGCATTATTTATGCTGCAGAAATGGGAGCCGATATCATAAATTGCAGTTGGGGTGGCTCCTCTTTTTCTTTCTCAAATCAGGAAGCCATCAATTATGCCTATTCTTTGGGCTCAACTATTGTTGCCTCTGCTGGAAACAATAATAACGCTATCCCCGTCTATCCTGCTGCCTATCAAAATGTTATAGCTGTTGCCGCTTTGCAAAATAATGGGGTAAAATCTTCCGTTTCCAGTTATGGTTCTTTTGTTGATGTGGGCGCTCCTACAGGTTCAGTGGGAAC is a genomic window of Candidatus Cloacimonas sp. containing:
- the glyA gene encoding serine hydroxymethyltransferase is translated as MNHIQKTDPEIYAAIMNELNRERENLELIASENFTSMAVLEAQGSIMTNKYAEGYPYRWSKKTGTINYKLYGRYYGGCEFINDAERLAIERAKQIFGAEHANVQPHSGSQANMAAYFTLVKPGDTVMALELSHGGHLTHGHPLSFSGQLYNIVPYAVNKETEQLNYDELEALAVEHKPKMILAGASAYPRKLDFARFREIADKVGAKLMVDMAHIAGLVAAGLHQSPVPYADIVTTTTHKTLRGPRAGLILCKEEFAKEVDSKVFPGVQGGPLMHIIAAKAVAFQEALQPEFKLYQQKVVENANALANALINKGFKLVSGGTDTHLMLIDLGPEINGSPSGKKMEEALDLAGITANKNTVPFDTRSPFVASGIRLGTPAVTTRGMGKAEMEIIADLIKRVYDNIDNEEYLQALKKEVHSLTERFPLYPEL
- a CDS encoding exopolyphosphatase — encoded protein: MIVEALDIGSNSLKCLIADKGEKSFNCLTDLRIPLRLGSYLTPKGDISELGQNKAIYVLKCLQLNIIRAYKVEEIIAAGTETFRIASNKKEFVRRIYIQNCLEVKILSPKQEAKLEWKGVLSGLPNPLQSITVFDSGGFSTEIISGSGGHIQSSQSFPLGALQLTKQFVKSDPISTQDYNNLISYINGVLPVSITTKDTLIGTGGGAFVCACVASKGKIKTPQQADGYEVTLAELQRQIELYKQTDLKQRENIAGMEKERADIMLAAVLLFSALLKISGKDKFRVSTRGLRHGMLTMPKWYVCPI
- a CDS encoding HIT family protein, with product MACEFCNLDCSIYLAENEHFFAIWDKYPVSKGHTLIIAKRHTPDYFALTEAEVVSLQAITITVQKLLAEKYNPQGYNLAMNCGSAAGQSIPHFHLHIIPRFQKDGKNIFKRSRESVF